One region of Faecalibacter bovis genomic DNA includes:
- a CDS encoding 1-aminocyclopropane-1-carboxylate deaminase/D-cysteine desulfhydrase, whose amino-acid sequence MNWDNYKSIIQEVDLPILKQKNIKLSVLREDLIHPKISGNKFRKLKYNFAEAERLGYKKVITFGGAFSNHIAATAAAAKLNNFEAIGFIRGEEIEALIEQNPTLKFAQEEGMKFNFISREDYRLKDSEKFLNQLKIEFPDHYIIPEGGTNDLAIKGCEEILNDSCFEYDFITTAIGTAGTITGIINSTSKNQHVLGFPALKSKHFDEEIRKLAKKINYTIIDNYHFGGYAKVSEELINFINSFKETTSIPLDPIYTAKMMFGILDLIQKDYFKPNISILAVHTGGLQGIDGMNKLLNKKNKTLIQ is encoded by the coding sequence ATGAATTGGGATAATTATAAAAGTATCATACAAGAAGTTGATTTACCGATTTTAAAACAGAAAAACATTAAGCTTTCTGTTTTAAGAGAAGATTTAATTCATCCAAAAATTTCTGGTAATAAATTCAGAAAATTAAAATACAACTTTGCTGAGGCTGAACGATTAGGCTACAAAAAGGTAATCACATTTGGAGGTGCTTTTTCTAATCATATTGCAGCAACGGCGGCGGCGGCTAAACTAAATAATTTTGAAGCTATTGGATTTATTCGTGGCGAAGAGATTGAAGCTTTAATAGAGCAAAACCCAACATTAAAATTTGCTCAAGAAGAAGGAATGAAATTCAATTTCATTTCAAGAGAAGATTATCGACTAAAAGATTCAGAAAAATTTCTAAATCAATTAAAAATAGAATTTCCAGATCATTACATTATTCCAGAAGGTGGAACTAATGATTTAGCAATAAAGGGTTGTGAAGAAATTTTAAACGACAGTTGTTTTGAATATGACTTTATAACAACTGCAATTGGAACAGCCGGAACAATTACAGGAATTATAAATTCTACATCAAAAAATCAACATGTATTAGGTTTTCCTGCTCTAAAAAGTAAGCATTTTGATGAAGAAATTCGTAAATTAGCAAAAAAAATAAACTATACAATAATAGATAATTACCATTTTGGTGGTTATGCTAAGGTTTCAGAAGAATTGATTAATTTTATCAATTCATTTAAAGAAACTACATCTATTCCATTAGATCCTATATATACGGCAAAAATGATGTTCGGAATTTTAGATTTAATCCAAAAAGATTATTTTAAACCAAACATTTCAATTTTAGCGGTACACACTGGTGGTTTACAGGGAATAGATGGAATGAATAAATTATTAAACAAGAAAAATAAAACTTTAATACAATGA
- a CDS encoding DUF5522 domain-containing protein — protein MSRFQEGDYYLSPEGFKIFTEQYLKRRGYCCKSGCKHCPYGFDKKTGLIKKKKENK, from the coding sequence GTGAGTAGGTTTCAGGAAGGTGATTACTATTTATCGCCAGAAGGGTTTAAAATTTTTACCGAGCAATACCTTAAAAGACGAGGATATTGCTGTAAAAGTGGATGCAAGCATTGTCCTTATGGATTTGATAAAAAGACAGGATTAATAAAAAAGAAAAAAGAAAATAAATGA
- a CDS encoding DUF2911 domain-containing protein, with protein MKFKTTILALLVAGFSYAQIQFPQASSKAEVEQTIGYTDIEIDYFRPNLNNRAAFGGLVPYGEVWRTGANNNTTIDFSTDVLVGGKQLAKGKYSLYTIPGKTNWDIIFYKTTENWGNPKQWDESQIALKVNVPVQTLTNKVETFTINFDNVNVNQGDLVITWDNVKVNVKVEAPTKKIAQENISKGLKADSSARDFYGAANYYFLNNLDLKKAQEWINTALEKDAKAPQHFKDLKAKIDSALKK; from the coding sequence ATGAAATTTAAAACAACAATTTTAGCATTATTAGTAGCAGGTTTTTCGTATGCACAAATTCAATTTCCACAAGCAAGTTCGAAAGCTGAGGTAGAACAAACAATTGGTTATACGGATATTGAAATTGATTATTTCCGTCCGAATTTGAATAATCGTGCTGCTTTTGGTGGACTTGTACCTTACGGAGAAGTTTGGCGTACTGGAGCAAACAATAATACAACAATTGATTTTTCTACAGATGTTTTGGTAGGAGGTAAGCAATTAGCTAAAGGTAAATACTCTTTGTATACTATTCCAGGAAAAACAAATTGGGATATTATTTTTTACAAAACGACAGAAAATTGGGGTAATCCAAAACAATGGGATGAATCTCAAATTGCTTTAAAAGTAAATGTTCCTGTTCAAACTTTAACGAATAAGGTTGAAACTTTTACAATCAATTTTGATAATGTAAATGTTAATCAAGGAGATTTAGTTATTACTTGGGACAATGTAAAAGTAAATGTAAAAGTTGAAGCGCCTACTAAGAAAATTGCACAAGAAAATATTTCAAAAGGTTTAAAGGCTGATTCTTCTGCACGCGATTTTTATGGAGCAGCAAATTATTACTTTTTAAATAATTTAGATTTAAAGAAAGCTCAAGAATGGATTAACACAGCTTTAGAAAAAGATGCTAAAGCACCACAGCATTTCAAAGATTTGAAAGCAAAGATTGATTCTGCATTGAAGAAATAA
- a CDS encoding response regulator transcription factor, which translates to MSGKIRIGILDDEMLLVEAFSNLISTNENFEVCIKNTNPVKYLEELEQLEQLPDVMLLDLNMEPMNGLEVLDQFHQKNIDIKVLVLSSLYNPSMYGYMIKYGISGFLPKYTDKEELFEAIEKIHKDRFYFNEGNQKLINDFVQQKNKNTNPWNMISLSEREIEILILICKEHSTKEIADILFISTKTVEAHRSKIMEKIGCKNVVGMVTYAILNGIYVLT; encoded by the coding sequence ATGTCCGGGAAAATAAGAATAGGAATTTTAGACGATGAAATGTTATTAGTTGAAGCATTTAGCAATTTGATTTCAACTAATGAGAATTTTGAAGTTTGTATTAAAAATACAAATCCAGTTAAATATCTTGAAGAGCTTGAACAATTAGAGCAATTACCTGATGTAATGCTTTTAGATTTGAACATGGAACCAATGAATGGTTTAGAAGTTTTAGATCAATTTCATCAAAAAAACATAGATATTAAAGTTTTAGTATTATCATCTTTATACAATCCTTCGATGTATGGTTACATGATCAAGTATGGAATATCTGGATTTTTACCAAAATATACTGACAAAGAAGAATTATTTGAAGCCATTGAGAAAATACATAAAGACCGTTTTTACTTTAACGAAGGAAATCAAAAGTTAATTAACGATTTCGTACAACAGAAAAATAAAAACACAAATCCATGGAATATGATTTCTCTAAGCGAAAGAGAAATTGAAATTTTAATCTTAATTTGTAAAGAACATTCGACCAAAGAAATTGCTGATATACTTTTTATAAGTACTAAAACTGTTGAAGCACATCGATCGAAAATTATGGAAAAGATTGGTTGTAAAAACGTTGTGGGGATGGTTACTTACGCAATTTTAAACGGAATTTATGTTTTAACATAA
- a CDS encoding sensor histidine kinase codes for MEKWQDPNVIILWIVITLILLVVLILFISYLIKISYKKDIEKRELVFNEKLKSEREMKKAIITTQENERKVIASELHDQISNKLNLVVLKLNALDANSFNNEIAVIKDDIKTLIKKNRDITHYLFPVEIDNLGLFLCIKELCYSSKDFSIDLYAEENIDFGTKLVEHQLYRVIQEFITNSIKYSGGNQINIHIKKIKDNVTILLSDNGVGIDLDNINKGLGINNTETRLSAINAIFKYKSSKNKGTRLIIKLCPGK; via the coding sequence ATGGAAAAATGGCAAGACCCAAACGTCATCATCTTATGGATTGTTATAACACTAATACTCTTAGTTGTATTGATATTATTTATCAGTTATTTAATTAAGATTAGTTATAAAAAAGATATAGAAAAACGTGAATTGGTTTTTAATGAAAAATTAAAATCTGAACGCGAGATGAAAAAGGCAATTATTACGACACAAGAAAATGAGCGTAAAGTAATTGCTTCTGAATTGCATGACCAAATTAGTAACAAACTAAATTTAGTTGTGCTAAAATTAAATGCTTTAGATGCCAACTCATTCAATAATGAAATTGCAGTTATAAAGGATGACATCAAAACTTTAATCAAAAAGAACAGAGATATTACGCACTATTTATTCCCTGTTGAGATTGACAATTTAGGTTTATTTCTTTGTATCAAAGAATTGTGTTATTCGAGTAAAGATTTTTCTATTGATTTATATGCAGAAGAAAATATTGATTTCGGAACTAAATTAGTTGAACATCAACTTTATCGCGTTATACAAGAATTCATCACAAACTCTATCAAATATTCAGGAGGGAATCAAATCAACATTCATATTAAAAAGATAAAAGATAATGTAACTATTCTTCTTTCTGATAATGGTGTTGGAATTGATTTAGACAATATCAATAAAGGATTAGGAATAAATAACACAGAAACAAGACTTAGTGCAATTAATGCAATATTTAAATATAAATCAAGCAAAAATAAAGGCACGCGTTTAATCATCAAATTATGTCCGGGAAAATAA
- a CDS encoding ATP-binding protein → MLNLFSTTSEESGYRLQYMEVFNWGTFTDRIFRIQPEGNNSLLTGANASGKSTFIDALLTLLVPAKKDRFYNQSSGVDKKGDRTEETYVLGNYAHIQREGDLGTMTKSLRDKNTYSIILAHFDNKDGKKITIFQVRWFSGDELKRTFGIAHVPLLIETDFSHFDQKGNWKKTLDKKYNSNSTKKKIEFMDGPIAYGDRISDLFGMKSSKSLTLFNQVVGVKVLEDLDEFIRTNMLEEWNAEAEFLQLKESFNTLMEAKINIEKVKDQIKYLEPINEHANKIIDLNGKLETLNHSKETAVYWFAQKGLHLAQEELTKANTTFQGFQQELEKLKEKEASLKNQETNLTVQIKSDDIGKQLEQIKIDLAQLEKSKAAIEEKRQSYNALIQILGLIENPTTEEFNQNITRIAEIKNESNTNVEVLHEEIRQLKNQADQIKAEITQAQETIDFLTKHQNNITGTIATVRDEIVQLTNATQAEIPFVAELIKVKNPTWETAIEQILNQFSHQIVVPEKYLTEVEKYVQSNQLEALLQILAYKGFTSMEGLKPAVSENHLVNQLKFKTESIYAKWIKETIEEQFNFVCSDEIIANVNTILSDGTIVFANGNIQKDGRTETKRKENFVLGWENTSKIQAIYQDLKEFEAEFEANELLINETQKKIQFIEKIKETISKVENTYTSFSIIETKEIEEEIAQKQHLIDVLNSGSNRTEGLQNELEKVQATLKLLSEKEIHNLNRETFKVETQIQQIQKEIKRNEDILKALDVVSIEEFEEKHQDLLAIDYFSIKLKQTEFQKELETQIKSFEYSKRLVEDKIKQKINEFKNPKEDIILKYKDWRSDASALPDSTHLELVSEYQEFYQRLSEDNLPRFETKFESYLQETIINKIGDFRMFFENWSENIQENIGLLNESLAEIDYNTKEYTTFIQLVANPHYVAEIQDFKALLNRAIANGNDALMLFEEKRDHFNDHIAPLIKKLNKEEWRSKVMDVRYWFNYKAEEFRRDTNKKVKTHEHMGALSGGEKAQLTYTILGSAIAYQFGLMRKDKANTFRFIAIDEAFKAQDEDKAKYLLRLCEQLNLQLLVVTPADNIHIVEDHISFVHYVERKEEKYSWLYDMPITQYKAQKELFEI, encoded by the coding sequence ATGTTGAATCTATTTAGTACAACATCCGAAGAATCGGGATACAGACTGCAATATATGGAAGTTTTCAACTGGGGAACTTTTACAGATCGCATTTTCCGTATTCAGCCCGAAGGGAATAATTCGTTGTTAACGGGAGCGAATGCTTCTGGGAAAAGTACGTTTATCGATGCACTTTTAACCTTGTTGGTTCCGGCAAAAAAAGACCGTTTTTACAACCAATCTTCTGGTGTCGATAAAAAAGGTGACCGTACGGAAGAAACTTATGTTTTAGGAAATTATGCCCACATTCAGCGTGAAGGTGATTTGGGTACGATGACAAAATCATTGCGAGATAAAAATACATATTCGATTATTTTAGCGCATTTTGATAACAAAGACGGAAAGAAAATCACGATTTTCCAAGTTCGATGGTTTTCGGGTGATGAATTAAAACGTACGTTTGGAATTGCGCACGTTCCTTTATTAATAGAAACCGACTTTTCTCATTTCGATCAAAAAGGAAATTGGAAAAAGACTTTAGATAAAAAATACAATTCGAATTCGACGAAAAAGAAAATCGAATTCATGGACGGTCCGATTGCTTATGGTGATCGAATCTCGGATTTATTCGGAATGAAATCTTCCAAATCATTGACGCTTTTCAACCAAGTGGTTGGAGTAAAAGTTTTAGAAGATTTAGACGAATTTATTCGTACCAATATGCTGGAAGAATGGAACGCTGAAGCCGAATTCTTACAGCTGAAAGAAAGTTTCAACACGTTGATGGAAGCGAAAATCAATATTGAAAAGGTCAAAGACCAAATCAAATATTTGGAGCCGATTAACGAACACGCCAACAAAATCATTGATTTAAACGGAAAGCTTGAAACCTTAAATCATTCCAAAGAAACTGCCGTTTATTGGTTTGCTCAAAAAGGGTTACACTTAGCGCAAGAAGAATTAACGAAAGCCAATACTACTTTCCAAGGTTTCCAGCAAGAATTGGAAAAATTAAAGGAAAAAGAAGCGTCGTTAAAAAATCAAGAAACAAATTTAACGGTTCAGATTAAGTCAGATGATATTGGGAAACAGTTGGAACAAATTAAAATTGATTTGGCTCAATTGGAAAAATCAAAAGCTGCAATTGAAGAAAAACGTCAATCGTATAATGCATTGATTCAGATTTTAGGTTTAATTGAAAATCCAACAACTGAAGAATTTAATCAAAACATCACGCGAATTGCAGAAATTAAAAATGAAAGCAATACGAATGTTGAGGTATTACACGAAGAAATTCGCCAATTAAAAAATCAAGCAGATCAAATCAAAGCGGAGATTACGCAAGCACAAGAAACGATTGATTTTTTAACGAAACATCAAAATAATATAACAGGAACAATTGCAACGGTTCGTGATGAGATTGTACAACTTACAAATGCTACACAAGCCGAAATTCCTTTTGTTGCTGAATTGATTAAAGTTAAAAATCCAACTTGGGAAACAGCAATTGAACAAATATTAAATCAATTTTCGCATCAAATTGTAGTTCCTGAAAAATATTTAACAGAGGTCGAAAAATACGTTCAATCCAATCAATTAGAAGCTTTATTACAAATTTTAGCCTACAAAGGATTTACTTCGATGGAAGGATTAAAACCTGCGGTTTCAGAAAATCATTTGGTGAATCAACTAAAATTCAAAACGGAAAGTATTTACGCGAAATGGATCAAAGAAACGATTGAAGAACAATTTAATTTTGTTTGTTCTGATGAAATCATTGCCAATGTTAATACCATTTTATCGGACGGAACGATAGTTTTTGCGAATGGAAATATCCAAAAAGATGGAAGAACTGAAACTAAACGAAAAGAAAACTTTGTTTTAGGTTGGGAAAATACTTCTAAAATTCAAGCGATTTATCAAGATTTAAAAGAGTTTGAGGCAGAATTTGAAGCGAATGAATTGTTGATTAATGAAACACAAAAGAAGATTCAATTCATTGAGAAAATCAAAGAAACGATTTCGAAAGTAGAAAATACTTATACTTCTTTCTCGATTATCGAAACCAAAGAAATCGAAGAAGAAATTGCTCAAAAACAACATTTAATTGATGTTTTAAATTCAGGTTCCAATCGTACGGAAGGTTTACAAAACGAATTAGAGAAAGTTCAGGCAACGTTGAAATTATTGTCTGAAAAAGAAATTCATAATTTAAACCGTGAAACCTTTAAAGTTGAAACACAAATTCAACAGATTCAAAAAGAAATCAAGCGTAACGAAGATATTTTAAAAGCGTTGGATGTAGTTTCAATTGAAGAATTTGAAGAAAAACACCAAGATTTATTGGCGATTGATTATTTTTCAATTAAGCTGAAACAAACGGAATTCCAGAAAGAATTAGAAACGCAAATCAAAAGTTTTGAATATTCGAAACGATTAGTGGAAGATAAAATCAAGCAAAAAATCAACGAATTTAAAAATCCAAAAGAAGATATTATCTTAAAATACAAGGATTGGCGTTCGGATGCTTCTGCTCTACCCGATTCAACTCATTTGGAATTGGTTTCTGAATATCAAGAGTTCTATCAGCGTTTAAGCGAAGATAATTTACCACGTTTTGAAACGAAATTTGAATCGTATTTACAAGAAACCATCATCAATAAAATTGGAGATTTCCGAATGTTCTTCGAGAATTGGTCAGAAAATATCCAAGAAAACATTGGTTTATTAAACGAATCGCTTGCAGAAATTGATTACAATACCAAAGAATACACAACCTTTATTCAATTGGTTGCGAATCCGCATTATGTAGCCGAGATTCAGGATTTCAAAGCATTATTGAATCGTGCGATTGCCAATGGAAATGATGCGTTGATGTTATTTGAGGAAAAACGTGACCATTTTAATGATCATATTGCGCCATTAATCAAGAAATTGAATAAAGAAGAATGGCGATCGAAAGTTATGGATGTTCGTTATTGGTTCAATTACAAAGCCGAAGAATTCCGTCGTGATACGAACAAAAAAGTGAAAACCCACGAACATATGGGAGCGCTTTCTGGTGGAGAAAAAGCCCAATTAACCTATACGATTTTAGGTTCGGCTATTGCGTATCAATTTGGGTTGATGCGAAAAGACAAAGCTAATACGTTCCGTTTTATTGCGATTGATGAGGCTTTTAAAGCGCAAGATGAAGATAAAGCGAAGTATTTATTGCGACTTTGTGAGCAATTGAACCTACAATTATTGGTGGTTACACCTGCAGATAACATCCATATTGTAGAAGATCATATTTCGTTTGTGCATTATGTAGAGCGAAAAGAAGAAAAATATTCGTGGTTATACGATATGCCAATAACGCAATATAAGGCTCAAAAAGAGTTATTTGAAATATAA
- a CDS encoding DUF4194 domain-containing protein — translation MSNLEQHIKPYSKAIVKLLKQPIENHQSLWQDVLNYQVEIQNYLNLIGLELVVKKDEGFAYLRELEDREGNTIGLVSKRKIGFEASIILVVLRQSLEEFDQNPTQFDVSEKFITYQEIKEEVELFLPETYNKVKLLKDLDLNIRRIVDLGYLKEIDKNEFETKYQIHRIIKEKVTLDQLQEFKNKLEEYVESI, via the coding sequence ATGAGTAATTTAGAACAACATATCAAACCCTATTCTAAAGCGATTGTAAAGCTTTTAAAACAACCGATTGAGAATCATCAATCCCTTTGGCAAGATGTTTTAAACTACCAAGTGGAAATTCAGAATTATTTGAATTTAATTGGATTAGAATTAGTGGTAAAAAAAGACGAAGGATTTGCTTATTTACGCGAATTAGAAGACCGTGAAGGAAATACAATTGGATTAGTTTCTAAACGTAAAATTGGATTCGAAGCTTCGATTATTTTGGTGGTTTTACGCCAAAGTTTAGAAGAATTCGACCAAAATCCTACGCAATTTGATGTAAGTGAAAAATTCATCACCTATCAAGAAATCAAAGAAGAAGTCGAATTATTCTTACCCGAAACATATAACAAAGTCAAACTTTTAAAAGACTTAGATCTTAACATTCGCCGAATTGTGGATTTAGGTTATTTAAAAGAAATTGATAAAAATGAGTTTGAAACCAAATATCAAATTCATCGTATCATCAAAGAAAAAGTGACGTTGGATCAATTACAAGAATTTAAAAACAAATTAGAGGAATATGTTGAATCTATTTAG
- a CDS encoding DUF3375 domain-containing protein: MLDGSKISSILQRSPSVDLLKMRNRELILVFLADQFAEKHRILSSEIIHSRLTDYLEYRQVENDEETDIQVFDSYELKAKKYITDWTNRGFLSNFQTENGEVFYELSSHTSKTLDWINSLDKDEYVGTESKFKTIVTQLKELVEYSNDNKEQRLAILEERKKEIEHEMTHLRLGESLKVYEDFEIIPRVNQITQAAKELLSDFKEVEDNFKTITKEIYQRHNEGTLSKSEILDFTFNSLDSLKESPQGKSFYAFWNFLLNPSLQTEWDKLTQELYATLSQKEIEIQDAYLKNMKKHLHAAGQKVYKANDKMADKLSKVIRETQVSNAKATKKTIQDIKKSLIKISQQKESPDISLMVDDGINIHLPFDRKLTMEQAQEVIYDARPKVAESDISKSEHLEKIFNKYAIDKQVIRDRINEQLATNSELDLNQIIENSGGLQKGLPELFAFIALSNEYNHDKNDAELQEIVFNKAEQKSIQIPTITLKYE, translated from the coding sequence ATGTTAGACGGTTCAAAAATTTCATCCATTTTACAACGTTCACCCAGCGTGGATTTGCTAAAAATGCGAAATAGAGAATTGATTTTGGTCTTTTTGGCTGATCAATTCGCAGAGAAACATCGCATTTTATCTTCAGAGATTATACATTCTCGTTTAACGGATTATTTGGAATATCGTCAAGTAGAAAATGACGAAGAAACAGACATTCAGGTTTTTGATTCGTACGAATTAAAAGCTAAAAAATACATTACCGATTGGACCAATCGTGGCTTTTTATCCAACTTTCAGACCGAAAATGGAGAAGTTTTTTACGAACTTTCTTCTCACACGAGTAAAACATTGGATTGGATCAACAGTTTAGACAAAGACGAATATGTCGGAACGGAATCGAAATTCAAAACCATTGTTACTCAATTGAAAGAATTAGTCGAATATTCGAACGATAACAAAGAACAACGTTTGGCAATTTTGGAAGAACGTAAAAAAGAAATTGAACACGAAATGACTCATTTACGTTTAGGTGAATCTTTAAAAGTGTACGAAGATTTTGAAATTATTCCACGAGTTAATCAAATTACCCAAGCGGCAAAGGAATTACTTTCTGACTTTAAGGAAGTAGAAGATAATTTCAAAACCATAACGAAAGAAATTTACCAACGTCATAACGAAGGAACCTTATCTAAATCAGAGATTTTAGATTTTACTTTTAATTCGTTGGATAGCTTAAAAGAAAGTCCACAAGGAAAAAGCTTTTATGCGTTCTGGAATTTCTTGTTGAATCCTTCGCTTCAAACCGAATGGGATAAATTAACGCAAGAATTGTACGCTACCCTATCGCAAAAAGAAATTGAGATTCAAGATGCTTATCTAAAAAATATGAAAAAGCATCTGCACGCGGCTGGGCAAAAAGTGTACAAAGCCAACGATAAAATGGCGGATAAACTGAGTAAAGTGATTCGTGAAACTCAAGTGTCAAATGCAAAAGCCACGAAGAAAACGATTCAGGATATCAAAAAATCATTGATTAAAATTAGTCAACAAAAAGAATCGCCGGATATTTCGTTAATGGTGGATGACGGAATTAATATCCATTTACCTTTTGACCGAAAATTAACGATGGAACAAGCCCAAGAAGTAATTTATGATGCGCGTCCAAAAGTTGCTGAATCTGATATTTCAAAATCTGAACATTTAGAAAAGATTTTCAATAAATACGCGATTGATAAACAAGTGATACGAGATCGTATCAACGAACAATTAGCGACAAATTCTGAATTAGATTTGAATCAAATCATCGAAAATTCGGGTGGTTTACAAAAAGGTTTACCCGAACTTTTTGCTTTTATCGCGTTAAGTAACGAGTACAATCACGACAAAAACGATGCAGAATTACAAGAAATTGTATTCAACAAAGCAGAACAAAAATCAATACAAATTCCTACAATTACCTTAAAGTATGAGTAA
- a CDS encoding pentapeptide repeat-containing protein — MHKNYTADQRFDKIDFTTSPLSFGDYEQCQFVQCNFNGVDLNDFNFINCEFIECNLSLAQINGTTFQDVSFTNCKMIGFNLETSNKFGLKIKFNNCILNDSSFYEVQLSKSHFKDCTLENVDFAYADLSQTYFENCNLMNAIFDQTNIEKANLTSSYNISINPTQNKVKNAKFSKENCIGLLDNFQIKIE, encoded by the coding sequence ATGCATAAGAATTACACAGCCGATCAACGTTTTGATAAAATAGATTTCACAACTTCTCCTCTATCTTTCGGGGATTATGAACAATGTCAATTTGTTCAATGCAATTTTAACGGAGTTGATTTAAATGATTTTAATTTTATCAACTGCGAATTTATAGAGTGTAATTTGAGCTTAGCGCAAATCAACGGAACCACGTTTCAAGATGTCAGTTTTACGAATTGTAAAATGATTGGTTTTAATTTGGAAACCAGTAATAAATTTGGATTAAAAATTAAGTTTAATAATTGTATTCTGAATGATTCTTCTTTTTATGAAGTTCAACTTTCTAAATCTCATTTCAAAGATTGTACATTAGAAAATGTAGATTTCGCTTACGCTGATTTATCGCAAACTTATTTTGAAAATTGTAACTTAATGAATGCAATTTTTGATCAAACTAATATAGAGAAAGCGAATCTAACCTCATCGTATAACATTTCTATTAATCCGACACAAAACAAAGTTAAAAACGCTAAATTTTCAAAAGAAAATTGCATTGGATTATTGGACAATTTCCAAATCAAAATCGAATAA
- a CDS encoding VOC family protein, which translates to MKLKSLTPIIWTKDIQSTTTFYKKLGFKINEENEDLVWTCMQNGDIEINIANPEANPDFKQPQFTGTLYFNVENADEAWEELKHNKVVYEIETFDWGMREFAIEDNNGYILQFGEAIEFDYGDED; encoded by the coding sequence ATGAAATTAAAAAGCTTAACTCCAATTATTTGGACAAAAGATATACAATCTACTACAACTTTTTATAAAAAGTTAGGATTCAAAATCAACGAAGAAAACGAGGATTTAGTTTGGACATGCATGCAAAATGGCGATATTGAAATCAACATTGCTAATCCGGAAGCAAATCCTGATTTTAAACAACCTCAATTCACAGGAACATTATACTTTAATGTAGAAAATGCGGATGAAGCGTGGGAAGAATTAAAACACAACAAAGTGGTTTACGAAATCGAAACGTTTGATTGGGGAATGCGCGAGTTTGCAATCGAAGATAACAACGGATACATTTTACAATTCGGTGAAGCCATCGAATTTGATTACGGAGACGAAGATTAA
- a CDS encoding N-acetylmuramoyl-L-alanine amidase: protein MNVKGLVFLGILSIFSLSSCSSSKNIPQKVITKIIRDTIIVNSKTDQYEMTRAAKLEDYKINAINYPAVGQDERVRFLVLHYTALNNEKSMQVLTQQEVSSHYLINDLDDNDIHLLVDETKRAWHAGASKWKNLDNLNFTSIGIEIVNLGYTTNNGLMTHYPYPEYQFKKIGSLTKDIVNRYNISPVNVIAHSDIAPGRKHDPGPLFPWKRLYYEYGVGAWYDEADKQMFISTAPFIFDGEVVIKEFQKELKKYGYDITETGIWDDKTKKTTQAFQYHFNPTKYDGNLDVETWAIIKALNKKYNP, encoded by the coding sequence ATGAATGTTAAAGGATTAGTGTTTTTAGGAATTTTATCAATATTTTCACTTTCGAGCTGTTCAAGTTCAAAAAATATTCCTCAAAAGGTCATAACTAAAATTATTCGCGATACAATTATCGTAAATTCGAAGACAGACCAATACGAAATGACGCGTGCTGCTAAATTAGAAGATTACAAAATTAACGCGATAAACTACCCTGCTGTTGGGCAAGATGAACGTGTTCGCTTCTTAGTTTTGCATTATACTGCTTTAAACAACGAGAAATCGATGCAAGTTTTAACGCAACAAGAAGTAAGTTCGCATTATTTAATAAATGATTTAGATGATAATGATATCCATTTATTGGTCGATGAAACGAAAAGAGCGTGGCATGCTGGTGCAAGTAAATGGAAAAATTTAGATAATTTAAATTTCACTTCCATCGGGATAGAAATTGTAAATCTTGGTTATACTACCAATAATGGTCTTATGACACATTATCCTTATCCTGAATATCAATTTAAAAAAATTGGAAGTTTAACAAAGGATATCGTAAATCGCTATAATATTTCACCTGTTAATGTTATTGCACATTCCGATATTGCTCCAGGACGTAAACACGATCCAGGACCTTTATTTCCATGGAAAAGATTATATTACGAATATGGAGTTGGTGCATGGTATGATGAAGCAGATAAGCAAATGTTTATTTCTACCGCTCCGTTTATTTTTGACGGCGAAGTTGTGATAAAAGAGTTCCAAAAAGAATTAAAAAAATACGGTTATGATATAACCGAAACTGGAATTTGGGATGATAAAACAAAGAAAACAACACAAGCTTTTCAGTATCATTTTAATCCTACAAAATACGACGGAAACTTAGATGTTGAAACTTGGGCTATTATAAAAGCTTTAAACAAAAAATATAATCCGTAA